From the genome of Chania multitudinisentens RB-25, one region includes:
- a CDS encoding 4'-phosphopantetheinyl transferase family protein, producing MPCHFIRWDTTSESVNPHRLSQDLVEKTQRFSIKRRKRFLQGRILLAEMMFYLYGMRILPSIITSPTGRPCFTDHHLPDFSLAYAGNTVGVLLSLEGKVGLDIEVMRARSRNLQHQYQSLTENTWVAAQPDRLEAETQLWSIRQCVLKLSGLGNDGQGTLHMHPFSGHLRSHTTPNVHVMSDSEEYLSWACAREPELERLICWHYDSERGLQKCAEISSRTPSASAHFLKLTSLATIR from the coding sequence ATGCCTTGTCACTTCATTCGATGGGACACAACCTCGGAGAGTGTGAACCCCCATCGGTTATCCCAAGATCTGGTAGAGAAAACGCAGCGTTTTTCCATTAAACGCCGCAAGCGTTTTCTACAGGGCCGGATCCTGCTGGCCGAAATGATGTTTTATTTGTATGGCATGCGGATTCTGCCCTCCATCATCACTTCGCCCACAGGGCGGCCTTGTTTTACCGACCACCATTTACCCGATTTCAGCCTGGCTTATGCAGGCAATACGGTAGGGGTCTTACTGAGCCTTGAAGGTAAAGTTGGGCTGGATATTGAAGTGATGCGCGCACGTAGCCGTAATCTGCAACATCAGTATCAATCTCTTACTGAGAATACCTGGGTCGCTGCACAACCAGACCGGCTGGAGGCAGAAACGCAGCTTTGGAGTATTCGCCAATGTGTACTGAAACTTTCCGGTTTGGGTAATGATGGGCAAGGAACGCTGCATATGCACCCTTTTTCCGGGCATTTACGCTCTCATACCACACCGAATGTGCATGTTATGAGCGATAGTGAGGAATACTTGAGTTGGGCCTGCGCACGCGAACCTGAATTGGAGCGCTTGATTTGCTGGCACTATGACAGTGAACGAGGGCTACAAAAATGTGCTGAAATATCATCACGTACCCCCTCAGCTTCAGCACACTTTCTGAAATTGACCAGCCTGGCAACGATACGGTGA
- a CDS encoding NADPH-dependent FMN reductase gives MSEQTLKIVTLLGSLRKNSYNAMVARSLPKLAPHGVTIEALPSIRDIPLYDADLQQEDGFPITVEAIAEQIRQADGVIIVTPEYNYSVPGGLKNAIDWLSRLPNQPLAGKPVAIQTSSMGPIGGARCQYHLRQILVFLDAMVMNKPEFMGGVIQNKVDEQAGELVEQGTLDFLTGQLSAFSDYIRRVK, from the coding sequence ATGTCAGAGCAAACACTAAAAATCGTCACTTTGCTGGGCAGCCTGCGTAAAAATTCTTACAACGCCATGGTTGCCCGCAGTTTACCCAAACTGGCACCGCATGGCGTAACCATTGAAGCACTTCCCTCTATCCGTGATATTCCTCTTTACGATGCTGACTTGCAGCAAGAAGATGGGTTTCCCATCACGGTTGAAGCCATTGCAGAGCAAATCCGCCAGGCGGATGGCGTGATTATCGTTACGCCAGAGTATAACTATTCAGTTCCCGGCGGCCTGAAAAATGCTATCGATTGGCTCTCCCGTTTGCCCAATCAACCTCTGGCGGGTAAGCCAGTGGCTATTCAGACCAGCTCCATGGGGCCGATTGGTGGTGCGCGTTGCCAGTATCACTTGCGCCAAATCCTGGTTTTCCTTGATGCGATGGTCATGAACAAACCCGAGTTTATGGGGGGAGTGATCCAAAACAAGGTTGATGAACAAGCGGGAGAGTTGGTAGAACAAGGTACGCTGGATTTTCTGACAGGCCAGTTATCGGCGTTTAGCGATTATATTCGCCGCGTGAAGTAA
- a CDS encoding NCS2 family permease — MSKPDISLDAKQGLLERVFQLKQHGTTARTEMIAGMTTFLTMVYIVFVNPQILGVAGMDTRAVFVTTCLIAAFGSIFMGLLANLPVALAPAMGLNAFFAFVVVGAMGISWQVGMGAIFWGAVGFLLLTVFRIRYWMIANIPLSLRVGITSGIGLFIAMMGLKNAGIVVANPDTLVTVGNLTSHSVLLGALGFFIIAVLASRNIHAAVLVSIIVTTLIGWLLGDVKYGGVFSMPPDITSVVGQVDLMGALNLGLAGVIFSFMLVNLFDSSGTLIGVTDKAGLTDDKGKFPRMKQALYVDSISSVAGSFIGTSSVTAYIESSSGVSVGGRTGLTAVVVGILFLLVIFLSPLAGMVPAYAAAGALIYVGVLMTSSLARVKWEDMTEAVPAFVTAAMMPFSFSITEGIALGFISYCVMKLGTGRWREISPCVIVVALLFVLKIVFVDGH, encoded by the coding sequence ATGAGTAAACCAGATATTAGCCTTGATGCTAAACAAGGCCTGCTTGAGCGTGTGTTTCAGCTCAAGCAGCATGGTACGACGGCACGTACAGAAATGATTGCCGGTATGACGACTTTTTTAACCATGGTGTACATCGTGTTCGTTAACCCCCAAATTCTGGGCGTTGCGGGCATGGATACTCGGGCGGTATTTGTGACCACCTGCCTGATCGCTGCTTTCGGCAGTATTTTTATGGGTTTGTTGGCTAATCTGCCTGTTGCGTTGGCTCCTGCCATGGGCCTGAATGCCTTCTTCGCATTTGTGGTGGTGGGCGCTATGGGGATTTCATGGCAGGTCGGCATGGGGGCCATCTTCTGGGGAGCGGTTGGTTTCCTGTTGCTGACGGTGTTCCGTATCCGTTATTGGATGATTGCCAATATCCCCCTCAGCCTGCGAGTGGGGATTACCAGCGGTATCGGTTTGTTTATCGCCATGATGGGGCTGAAAAATGCCGGTATCGTGGTAGCCAACCCGGATACGCTGGTGACGGTCGGTAATCTGACCTCACACAGTGTGCTGCTGGGGGCGTTGGGCTTCTTTATTATTGCGGTGCTGGCTTCGCGCAACATCCATGCCGCGGTGTTGGTTTCCATCATTGTGACCACGCTGATCGGCTGGCTGCTGGGTGACGTGAAGTATGGCGGCGTATTCTCCATGCCGCCGGATATCACTTCTGTGGTGGGGCAGGTGGATTTGATGGGGGCGCTGAATCTTGGCCTGGCAGGGGTGATCTTCTCCTTTATGCTGGTTAACCTGTTTGATTCTTCCGGTACCTTGATTGGTGTGACCGATAAAGCCGGGTTGACGGATGATAAAGGTAAATTCCCGCGCATGAAGCAGGCGCTGTATGTTGACAGTATCAGCTCTGTGGCGGGGTCGTTCATCGGGACTTCTTCTGTAACGGCCTATATCGAAAGCTCCTCCGGCGTTTCTGTTGGTGGCCGTACCGGCCTCACCGCTGTGGTGGTGGGGATTTTATTCCTGCTGGTGATCTTTTTGTCTCCATTGGCGGGGATGGTACCGGCTTATGCCGCCGCTGGTGCCTTGATCTACGTGGGGGTGCTGATGACCTCCAGCCTGGCACGTGTAAAATGGGAAGATATGACCGAGGCGGTTCCTGCCTTTGTTACTGCCGCGATGATGCCTTTCAGTTTCTCAATTACCGAGGGCATTGCGCTGGGCTTTATCTCTTATTGTGTGATGAAGCTCGGCACGGGCCGCTGGCGCGAAATCAGCCCATGCGTGATCGTGGTAGCGCTGTTATTTGTGCTTAAAATCGTGTTTGTTGACGGACATTGA
- the yieH gene encoding 6-phosphogluconate phosphatase, protein MNQVECVLFDCDGTLVDSEVLCSKAYVHMFAHYGITLSLEEVFKEFKGIKLYEIIEKVNAKQGVNLPASELEPVYRQEVARLFDAELQPIAGARELLAQMKVPMCTVSNGPVSKMQHSLGLTNMLSYFDDRLFSSYDIQRWKPDPAIVFHAAQQMQVPVERCILVDDSAAGAQAGIAAGIPVFYFCADPHNKPIEHPLVTMFDDLAQLPALWQQRGWQLTR, encoded by the coding sequence ATGAATCAGGTTGAATGTGTTTTATTTGATTGCGACGGCACACTGGTAGACAGCGAAGTGCTGTGTAGCAAAGCGTATGTCCATATGTTTGCTCACTACGGCATTACGCTTTCGCTAGAAGAAGTATTCAAAGAATTCAAAGGAATAAAACTGTACGAAATTATTGAAAAGGTTAATGCCAAGCAAGGTGTGAATTTACCGGCCAGTGAACTGGAGCCGGTCTACCGCCAGGAAGTCGCACGCCTGTTTGATGCCGAACTGCAACCCATCGCGGGCGCACGCGAACTGCTGGCGCAGATGAAAGTCCCGATGTGTACCGTTTCCAATGGCCCGGTGAGCAAAATGCAGCATTCACTGGGGCTGACCAATATGCTGTCCTATTTTGATGATCGGCTGTTTAGCAGCTACGACATTCAGCGCTGGAAGCCCGATCCTGCCATTGTGTTCCACGCCGCGCAGCAAATGCAGGTTCCCGTAGAGCGTTGCATCCTGGTGGATGATTCCGCAGCGGGCGCTCAGGCAGGCATTGCTGCCGGGATCCCGGTGTTTTATTTTTGCGCCGACCCGCACAATAAGCCGATCGAACACCCATTGGTAACCATGTTTGACGATCTGGCACAGTTGCCAGCGCTGTGGCAACAACGCGGCTGGCAGCTGACGCGTTAA
- a CDS encoding CcdB family protein, with amino-acid sequence MPKQFDVYRNPSAKTNKLWPLYMIIQNDYFDELTARIIVPLVSKKELSLNQKRITPQIVINNESFYIFAPAITFLDIKKINKSDFICNIALSRDEIISALDAIITNV; translated from the coding sequence ATGCCGAAGCAATTCGACGTATACCGCAATCCTTCGGCCAAAACCAATAAGCTTTGGCCACTTTATATGATTATTCAAAATGATTATTTTGATGAGTTAACGGCCAGAATCATTGTACCGCTGGTCTCTAAAAAAGAGCTCAGTCTCAACCAAAAAAGAATCACCCCTCAGATTGTCATCAATAATGAAAGTTTTTATATATTTGCTCCCGCAATAACGTTTTTAGATATTAAAAAAATCAATAAATCAGATTTTATCTGCAACATCGCCTTATCAAGAGATGAAATTATTTCAGCACTTGATGCCATTATCACCAACGTTTGA
- a CDS encoding type II toxin-antitoxin system CcdA family antitoxin: MSTAITRRHSAKRSTNVYLTASLVDAARSMDMNLSATLDRLLAQAIEAKKNEREKEKADIQAMNLFMEKAGMLSDDDFFGSL; encoded by the coding sequence ATGAGTACAGCAATCACTCGCCGTCACAGTGCTAAGCGAAGCACTAATGTATACCTGACAGCTTCATTGGTTGATGCGGCGCGTAGTATGGATATGAATCTCTCGGCTACGCTGGATAGGCTTTTGGCGCAGGCTATAGAAGCCAAAAAGAACGAACGAGAGAAAGAGAAAGCAGATATTCAGGCGATGAATCTATTCATGGAGAAAGCGGGAATGCTCTCAGATGATGATTTTTTTGGGAGCCTGTAA
- a CDS encoding LysR family transcriptional regulator codes for MRKLPSLSMLRVFEETCRTLSFSKAAEALFITQSAASRQMKQLEEFLGKLLFVRSHSGLVLTQDAMLLLPVVRQSLDILEEGVRHVQLHNPLQHLRLQIAPTFATRWLAPRLVMLRRRNSQLQIALISEARQKYCDFDCAVRFGALAESFGGEWLCHEQLVLVGSPLLMINGVFPPLNTQPQLHILNGDSRMDTWQRWLAAAGRTEVQEQGGLEFSTQDQVINACITGAGYAVLDKMMIRNELQSGLLALLSPLELKSTNGYWLEIPPGKRELPRVRYFQDWLQAEIVTVTEPIQCLMHE; via the coding sequence ATGAGAAAGCTCCCATCACTTAGCATGTTGCGTGTATTTGAAGAAACCTGCCGAACGCTGAGTTTCAGTAAAGCAGCGGAAGCCCTGTTTATCACCCAAAGCGCTGCCAGCCGCCAGATGAAACAGTTGGAAGAGTTTCTCGGTAAGTTACTGTTTGTGCGCAGCCACAGTGGGTTGGTATTGACTCAGGATGCCATGCTGTTACTACCGGTGGTACGGCAATCGTTGGATATTCTGGAAGAAGGCGTGCGCCATGTGCAGTTACACAATCCTTTACAGCATCTGCGGTTGCAGATAGCCCCTACTTTCGCCACGCGTTGGCTGGCGCCGCGCTTAGTGATGCTGCGCCGGCGTAACAGCCAATTGCAGATCGCCTTGATCAGTGAAGCGCGGCAAAAATACTGCGATTTTGACTGTGCGGTGCGTTTTGGCGCACTGGCAGAGAGTTTTGGCGGAGAGTGGTTGTGCCATGAGCAGCTGGTGCTGGTGGGTAGCCCATTGTTGATGATTAACGGCGTATTTCCCCCGTTAAATACGCAGCCGCAATTACATATTCTCAATGGCGATAGCCGCATGGATACCTGGCAACGCTGGTTGGCGGCGGCTGGGCGTACAGAAGTGCAAGAGCAGGGTGGGTTGGAATTCAGCACGCAGGATCAGGTGATCAATGCCTGTATTACCGGTGCGGGCTATGCGGTGCTGGATAAAATGATGATTCGCAATGAATTGCAAAGTGGTTTGCTGGCGCTGCTTTCACCGTTGGAGCTGAAAAGCACCAACGGCTACTGGTTGGAAATCCCACCCGGCAAACGGGAACTGCCGCGTGTACGCTATTTTCAGGATTGGTTGCAGGCGGAAATTGTTACTGTGACAGAACCGATACAATGCCTGATGCATGAATGA
- a CDS encoding MFS transporter — MQHLTQQQIRMDDVPLNRFHLKIAGLTFGAHFTDGYVLGVIGFALAQIKPQMGLTPFWEGMLGSSALIGLFFGSLILGWISDYIGRQKIFCFSFIVITLASALQFFATTPEQLFLLRVMVGIGLGGDFSVGHTMLAEFSPRKHRGVLLGSFSVIWTFGYVAAGFAGHFLTALGPDAWRWLLSSSAIPAFVILLMRIGTPESPRWLMGKGLHEQAMAIVHKHFGPNVLLIDEAPVMSKQRFLSLFGTKYRRRTAFNSLFFVCLVIPYFAIYTFLPSILQVMGLNQNFSTDLLLNGLLIVGALMGIVLTVICSRRGFLIGSFVFLAVCLAMLSLIPASQTAWLIAIFAAFTLVMSAVSNLVGVFPAESFPTEVRSMGVGFATSMSRLGSAIGTGLLPLAIVHYGMPTTTAILALILVIGAIVSIAWAPETKGLTLVDAAQGQQPVNSTFAATAK; from the coding sequence ATGCAACATTTAACACAGCAACAAATCCGCATGGATGATGTGCCGTTAAACCGTTTCCATCTCAAAATTGCCGGGCTGACGTTTGGCGCTCACTTCACCGACGGCTATGTGCTCGGCGTTATTGGTTTTGCCCTGGCACAAATTAAACCGCAAATGGGCCTCACCCCTTTTTGGGAAGGGATGCTTGGCAGTTCGGCGTTGATTGGGTTGTTTTTCGGCAGCCTGATCCTCGGCTGGATTTCCGATTACATTGGCCGCCAGAAAATCTTCTGTTTCAGCTTTATCGTCATTACCCTGGCTTCTGCACTACAGTTCTTCGCTACCACACCAGAACAACTCTTCCTGCTGCGGGTGATGGTGGGGATTGGGCTAGGAGGGGATTTCTCGGTGGGGCACACCATGTTGGCCGAGTTCTCACCGCGCAAACACCGCGGCGTTTTGCTCGGTTCGTTCAGCGTGATCTGGACGTTCGGCTACGTTGCCGCTGGTTTCGCCGGACACTTCCTGACGGCATTGGGGCCGGATGCCTGGCGCTGGCTGCTGTCTTCCTCGGCTATACCAGCCTTCGTCATCCTGCTGATGCGTATCGGCACGCCGGAATCCCCACGCTGGTTGATGGGCAAAGGGCTGCATGAACAAGCGATGGCGATCGTGCATAAACATTTTGGCCCAAATGTCCTGTTGATCGATGAAGCCCCGGTGATGTCCAAACAGCGTTTTCTGTCGCTGTTCGGCACCAAATACCGCCGCCGCACCGCGTTCAACAGCTTGTTTTTCGTCTGCCTGGTGATCCCGTATTTCGCTATCTACACCTTCCTGCCTTCAATCCTGCAAGTGATGGGGCTGAACCAGAACTTCTCCACCGATTTGTTGCTGAACGGCCTGCTGATCGTTGGCGCTTTAATGGGGATTGTACTCACGGTGATTTGTTCACGCCGTGGCTTCCTGATTGGCTCTTTCGTTTTCCTTGCGGTTTGCCTGGCGATGCTGAGTCTGATCCCTGCCAGCCAGACCGCCTGGCTGATTGCCATCTTTGCCGCCTTCACGCTGGTGATGTCAGCCGTCAGTAACCTGGTCGGCGTATTCCCGGCGGAAAGCTTCCCCACAGAAGTGCGCTCAATGGGAGTGGGCTTTGCTACCTCGATGAGCCGTTTGGGCTCCGCCATCGGCACCGGCCTGCTGCCACTGGCGATCGTGCATTACGGCATGCCCACCACGACCGCCATTCTGGCGTTGATTCTGGTAATTGGCGCAATTGTTTCCATTGCCTGGGCACCGGAAACCAAAGGTTTGACGCTGGTTGATGCCGCACAGGGCCAACAACCGGTAAACAGCACTTTCGCCGCAACGGCTAAATAA
- the fae gene encoding formaldehyde-activating enzyme, which produces MEMYIGEGFAGNGVNASHINIMIGTRNGVVGQAFSASLASPSQGHCPFMVVIKPNVPAKPMTLYVNKAEISGELHGNATWGASQAAIAKAVTEALLENILPPEAEDEWCIVTANWVNPGCNDIDEVYHNNYRACTQAIRAAMENLPTRQQLTQALPQLGNPFYTPKA; this is translated from the coding sequence GTGGAAATGTATATTGGTGAAGGGTTTGCAGGCAACGGGGTGAATGCCTCACATATCAATATCATGATCGGCACGCGTAATGGCGTAGTCGGCCAGGCGTTCTCTGCCAGCCTGGCATCCCCCAGCCAAGGCCATTGCCCGTTTATGGTGGTGATCAAACCCAACGTACCCGCCAAACCGATGACGCTGTACGTCAACAAAGCGGAAATCAGCGGTGAGCTGCACGGCAATGCCACCTGGGGCGCATCGCAGGCCGCGATCGCCAAAGCAGTGACCGAAGCGTTGCTGGAAAACATCTTACCCCCAGAAGCCGAAGATGAGTGGTGCATCGTTACCGCCAACTGGGTAAACCCCGGTTGCAATGATATCGACGAGGTTTACCACAACAACTACCGTGCGTGTACTCAGGCAATCCGTGCGGCGATGGAAAACCTGCCGACGCGCCAGCAGTTAACCCAAGCCTTGCCGCAGTTAGGTAATCCGTTTTACACCCCAAAAGCCTGA
- a CDS encoding aldo/keto reductase, protein MEYINLGQCGLKVSRLCLGTMNMGSKQWKPWIFDEAQSEPLIRHALDCGINFIDLADFYSSGAGEEVVGRVINRIAKRDELVLTTKVGYPIGAGLNNQGHSRKHIMASIDASLRRLGTDYVDIYMLHYFDVNTPIEETWAAMNDIVRSGKARYVGVSTMYTWQLAKILWCCERNGYAKPMNMQLQLNCAYREEEREMIPFCRDQGLGVAVFSPLARGLLSCDFNSVRNKTDFFTQEMYADATSLNVAQSVSEVAQQRGVPPAQIAQAWVLNHPGVDCMLVGADSVQQIDSAVAALGTQLNEDERYELERNYTPCDVINDYTAGKRIARESRPTRGFFTTDDIEKRNIA, encoded by the coding sequence ATGGAATACATTAATCTGGGCCAATGTGGCTTGAAAGTCTCACGGTTATGCCTGGGGACCATGAATATGGGCAGCAAACAGTGGAAACCGTGGATTTTCGATGAGGCACAGAGCGAACCTTTGATCCGCCATGCGCTGGATTGCGGCATTAACTTTATCGATCTGGCCGATTTCTACTCCAGCGGCGCCGGGGAAGAAGTGGTTGGGCGGGTGATTAACCGCATTGCCAAGCGCGATGAACTGGTGCTGACTACCAAAGTCGGCTACCCAATCGGAGCCGGCCTCAATAATCAGGGGCATTCACGCAAACATATTATGGCAAGCATTGATGCCAGCCTGCGCCGCCTCGGCACCGATTATGTGGACATTTATATGCTGCACTACTTCGACGTTAATACGCCAATAGAAGAAACCTGGGCAGCCATGAACGACATCGTGCGCTCCGGTAAGGCGCGCTACGTTGGCGTTTCCACCATGTATACCTGGCAACTGGCTAAAATCCTGTGGTGCTGCGAGCGTAACGGCTACGCCAAACCGATGAATATGCAGTTGCAGCTCAACTGCGCCTACCGTGAAGAAGAGCGTGAGATGATCCCCTTCTGCCGTGATCAAGGATTGGGCGTTGCCGTATTCAGCCCGCTGGCACGCGGTTTACTGAGCTGTGATTTCAACTCCGTGCGTAACAAAACCGACTTTTTCACCCAGGAAATGTATGCCGACGCCACCTCGCTGAACGTTGCGCAATCGGTCAGCGAGGTAGCACAGCAGCGCGGTGTACCACCAGCGCAGATTGCCCAGGCCTGGGTGCTCAACCACCCCGGAGTGGATTGCATGCTGGTTGGCGCTGATTCAGTGCAACAGATCGATAGCGCCGTAGCTGCGTTAGGCACTCAACTTAACGAAGATGAGCGCTATGAACTGGAACGCAATTACACGCCGTGCGATGTGATTAACGACTACACCGCGGGCAAACGCATTGCGCGTGAAAGCCGCCCGACACGCGGATTTTTCACAACCGATGACATTGAAAAAAGGAACATTGCATGA